In Campylobacter sp. MIT 99-7217, a genomic segment contains:
- a CDS encoding DUF4043 family protein, with the protein MPLNELNKINIADWKNDPNVAVNIGKIIEKASWRKSIWEPFAGGGSDRGIRTYNVPDTEPYRPRLKTKLMGDGVRGNADLETNFDNLEILSQTIYPEVIANALLSPIKLYERSSQINFIKEATDSLTDWMVDRRDRQFVTALSNDISNCVVCDQALGFKDSSRQKDTQSASKQIVAGDVCNVKALRRAIFMARTGKNYKGQDTFPIKPIRSIAHNQGGLNVQNYSYIILLDTYQCNQLKNDPEWKEMQKVGNRGDKNNIFTGLIGLIDECPVIDMGVWTQTQSGFLNSTISDTDFYENINHKNHAKLTPPSAYADKQAVSIGFLIGASALVLAGNDTVNFYIDDTQDAGRKTICGADRILAISKARYEQDGKFLNAYNNIDFAVIGIFSSHE; encoded by the coding sequence ATGCCATTAAATGAACTTAACAAAATCAATATAGCTGATTGGAAAAATGATCCTAATGTTGCCGTAAATATCGGCAAGATAATAGAAAAGGCAAGCTGGAGAAAGAGCATTTGGGAGCCTTTTGCTGGTGGGGGAAGTGATAGAGGTATAAGAACTTATAATGTGCCAGATACCGAGCCTTATAGACCACGCCTTAAAACAAAGCTCATGGGCGATGGAGTTCGTGGAAATGCTGACCTTGAAACAAATTTTGATAATCTAGAAATCCTAAGCCAAACGATATATCCTGAAGTTATCGCTAATGCCTTGCTCAGTCCTATCAAATTGTATGAACGCTCAAGCCAAATTAACTTCATCAAGGAAGCAACGGATAGCTTAACTGATTGGATGGTGGATAGAAGAGATAGGCAATTTGTAACTGCTTTAAGCAATGATATCAGCAACTGCGTAGTGTGTGATCAGGCTTTAGGTTTTAAAGATAGCTCAAGACAAAAAGATACGCAAAGTGCAAGCAAACAAATCGTAGCTGGCGATGTTTGTAATGTCAAAGCTCTAAGAAGAGCCATTTTTATGGCTAGAACAGGCAAAAACTACAAAGGACAAGATACCTTTCCTATCAAGCCTATAAGAAGCATTGCACACAATCAAGGGGGCTTAAATGTGCAAAATTATTCTTATATCATCTTGCTTGATACTTATCAATGCAACCAGCTTAAAAATGATCCTGAATGGAAAGAAATGCAAAAAGTGGGCAACAGAGGGGACAAAAACAACATATTTACAGGACTTATAGGGCTTATTGATGAATGTCCTGTCATTGATATGGGCGTTTGGACGCAAACGCAAAGTGGCTTTTTAAACTCCACCATAAGCGATACGGATTTTTACGAAAATATCAATCACAAAAATCACGCCAAGCTAACCCCACCTAGTGCTTATGCAGATAAACAAGCTGTTAGCATAGGCTTTTTAATCGGTGCTTCAGCTTTGGTTTTGGCTGGAAATGATACGGTCAATTTTTACATCGATGATACTCAAGATGCGGGCAGAAAGACGATTTGCGGAGCAGATAGGATACTTGCTATTTCAAAGGCAAGATATGAACAAGATGGCAAGTTTTTAAATGCTTATAATAACATTGATTTTGCTGTGATAGGGATATTCTCAAGCCACGAGTAA
- a CDS encoding Coiled-coil domain-containing protein, with protein sequence MDIPNTPALSKEEQLQTLENEISQAEQSLESDFAKFASSQIDEKMEELFFENKEEFIKAILSMQNNFLQENYNALLQKRDNLKGQIAQEKQFADIEKAQQEFLAKHPDANMEELLALYYEELGTRYKKELDNLPPNEFFEALYQIQKQRSGGKEEENLPKDLNASSGDVSEAKFDYDDMPMNRI encoded by the coding sequence ATGGACATACCAAATACACCAGCCTTAAGCAAAGAAGAGCAGCTTCAAACTCTTGAAAATGAGATCTCACAAGCAGAACAAAGCTTAGAAAGTGATTTTGCTAAATTTGCAAGTTCTCAAATAGATGAGAAAATGGAAGAGCTTTTCTTTGAAAACAAAGAAGAGTTCATCAAAGCTATTCTTAGCATGCAAAATAATTTTTTGCAAGAAAATTATAATGCCTTGCTTCAAAAAAGAGACAATCTCAAAGGGCAAATCGCACAAGAAAAGCAATTTGCAGATATTGAAAAGGCTCAGCAAGAGTTTTTAGCTAAGCACCCTGATGCCAATATGGAGGAGCTTTTAGCTCTTTATTATGAAGAGCTTGGAACTCGCTACAAAAAAGAGCTTGATAACTTACCTCCAAATGAGTTTTTTGAAGCATTGTATCAAATCCAAAAGCAAAGAAGCGGTGGCAAAGAAGAAGAAAATTTGCCAAAGGATCTAAATGCAAGCAGTGGGGATGTGAGCGAGGCAAAATTTGATTATGATGATATGCCTATGAATAGAATTTAA
- a CDS encoding terminase large subunit domain-containing protein: protein MKDIKDYQKELLIRELAKKDFYTFLKLKWERYNKMPFLDNWHFKFLCEILKNTLPFKTKNEDLITRLMLNMPPSYGKTETIARSFIAWALGNAPERKFIYISYSDELCKKISNQVRDLIKSQFFQSIFNFKPSFLQDNSSEFVLREGGGLFVTTLKSAITGFHAHQILIDDPIKVSEMSSKASRNLVNQNFKESVLSRLQDTSSNITILMQRLGYEDLCGFLLDERNFEKDIIKKWQIIKLEALNDEQKEYKMGDFYYKRAKNEALFPLKHDLNQLKELKLQMGDDEFSTQYQQEPQAKEAGFFEAIYFKEVPSYELNEHYEYIFVDNATSLEKNADNRAIVVLGVDRVEKNERYIVKDCFFGIWDEEKTISVLIEALLKYPKAKCFIESEGGGLILARLLNKEIIRVNEKLKRTAKSIITNEIKTYAPSRKISKVEKIKALKPYYNSGFLCFLNTAYGLGQIKKELLSFNPAKPFRKDDCIDCIASCVINSEVIAPYSQEIKPKKSLRQTAYKSKWRI from the coding sequence ATGAAAGATATTAAAGACTATCAAAAAGAACTTTTAATAAGAGAATTGGCCAAAAAAGACTTTTACACCTTTTTAAAGCTAAAATGGGAAAGATACAACAAAATGCCTTTTTTGGATAATTGGCATTTTAAGTTTTTGTGCGAAATTTTAAAAAACACCCTACCTTTTAAGACAAAAAACGAGGATTTAATAACTCGTTTAATGCTTAACATGCCTCCAAGTTATGGCAAAACTGAAACCATAGCAAGAAGCTTTATCGCTTGGGCTTTGGGAAATGCACCTGAGAGAAAATTCATTTATATATCTTACAGCGATGAGCTTTGCAAAAAAATCTCAAATCAAGTAAGGGATTTAATCAAATCACAATTTTTTCAAAGCATTTTTAACTTCAAACCCTCTTTTTTGCAAGATAATTCAAGCGAATTTGTTTTGCGTGAGGGTGGAGGACTTTTCGTAACCACGCTTAAAAGTGCCATAACAGGCTTTCACGCTCATCAAATCTTAATCGATGATCCCATTAAAGTAAGCGAAATGTCAAGCAAGGCAAGCCGTAATTTAGTAAATCAAAACTTCAAAGAAAGCGTTTTAAGCCGTTTGCAAGATACAAGCTCAAATATCACTATCTTAATGCAAAGGCTAGGCTATGAAGATCTTTGTGGCTTTTTGCTTGATGAGAGAAATTTTGAAAAAGATATTATAAAAAAATGGCAAATCATCAAGCTTGAAGCCTTAAATGATGAGCAAAAAGAGTATAAAATGGGCGATTTTTACTACAAAAGGGCTAAAAATGAAGCCCTTTTCCCACTCAAGCACGATTTAAACCAGCTTAAAGAGCTTAAGCTTCAAATGGGCGATGATGAGTTTTCAACGCAGTATCAACAAGAACCCCAAGCCAAAGAAGCTGGCTTTTTTGAGGCTATTTATTTTAAAGAAGTGCCAAGTTATGAGCTAAACGAGCATTATGAATATATTTTCGTTGATAATGCAACAAGCCTTGAAAAAAACGCAGATAATAGAGCTATCGTTGTTTTAGGCGTGGATAGGGTTGAAAAAAACGAGCGTTACATTGTCAAAGATTGCTTTTTTGGCATTTGGGACGAGGAAAAGACCATAAGCGTTTTGATAGAAGCCTTGCTAAAATATCCAAAGGCTAAATGCTTTATAGAAAGCGAGGGCGGAGGGCTGATCTTAGCTAGGCTTTTAAACAAAGAAATTATTAGAGTGAATGAAAAGCTTAAAAGAACGGCAAAAAGCATAATCACAAATGAGATCAAAACCTACGCTCCAAGCCGTAAAATCTCAAAAGTAGAAAAAATAAAAGCCTTAAAACCTTATTATAACAGCGGTTTTTTGTGCTTTTTAAATACAGCTTATGGCTTAGGGCAGATCAAAAAAGAGCTTTTAAGCTTTAATCCAGCTAAGCCTTTTAGGAAAGATGATTGCATTGATTGCATAGCAAGCTGTGTGATAAATAGCGAGGTTATAGCTCCTTATTCACAAGAAATTAAGCCTAAAAAGAGTTTGAGACAAACAGCTTACAAGTCTAAATGGAGGATTTAA
- a CDS encoding portal protein, which translates to MKSLSQLKELYENDLKANKAALNEYKESLKYYHGNQLDSSILAILAERGQSPVIENIYKMIINKILGYKAQSISEFVVSGRQEEDKALAFLLNDLLKVFSHADFYNKEMIKKDRELIFGLAVCELWIKEDKEKNRFVELKSLPTKSFLIDAYSKDINAKDARRFHKSLNMDYYEAKDIFQKELIPLDNNIDKRVKLIETWIKENGVFNRYIWHDKGILLYEKSPFKDGSHPFCIAKFNIDEKGLWYGLFRDIKPMQDYINFAENKMGNMLGSFKAMFEADSVLDTEEFINAIEKDNAVVKVAPNALSAQKIQFIQHHADIQALSAKANEKRQLAKILSGLNDEFLGIANNRQSGEAITQRREAGLMGLQEFLSRSDDLDRLIFEKALNLMQLYFTKKQIFKIVDKERGLRYFSINDNEKNQIKIGAFDLEYKTKLKISSNEDRFTQWSEIIKVLHTTQPELTRELLPLILKDIDSPIVEDVKSLIDKFNEAQAQMANSPLAQLQEQSTLLELEKVKAEINEKRAKAGKYTAQGILAHKISDESKNTSMQKGGQDLR; encoded by the coding sequence GTGAAAAGCTTATCCCAGCTTAAAGAGCTTTACGAAAACGATCTTAAGGCTAACAAAGCAGCCTTAAACGAATACAAAGAAAGCTTAAAATACTATCACGGAAACCAGCTTGATAGCAGTATTTTAGCCATACTTGCAGAGCGTGGGCAAAGTCCAGTGATCGAAAATATCTATAAGATGATCATTAATAAAATTTTAGGCTATAAGGCTCAAAGTATAAGCGAATTTGTCGTAAGTGGCCGCCAAGAAGAAGATAAGGCATTAGCCTTTTTGCTTAACGATCTTTTAAAGGTCTTTTCGCACGCTGATTTTTATAACAAAGAAATGATCAAAAAAGACAGAGAGCTTATCTTTGGGCTTGCAGTTTGCGAGCTTTGGATAAAAGAGGACAAAGAAAAAAATCGCTTCGTGGAGCTTAAAAGCTTACCCACAAAAAGCTTTTTGATAGACGCTTACTCAAAGGATATCAACGCAAAGGACGCAAGGCGTTTTCACAAAAGCTTAAATATGGATTATTATGAAGCAAAGGATATTTTTCAAAAAGAATTAATCCCACTTGATAACAATATCGACAAAAGAGTGAAATTAATCGAAACTTGGATCAAAGAAAATGGCGTTTTTAACCGCTACATTTGGCACGATAAGGGTATTTTGCTCTATGAAAAAAGTCCTTTTAAAGATGGGTCCCACCCTTTTTGCATAGCTAAATTTAATATCGATGAAAAGGGGCTTTGGTATGGGCTTTTTAGAGATATTAAGCCTATGCAAGATTATATCAATTTTGCTGAAAACAAAATGGGAAATATGCTTGGCTCTTTTAAGGCTATGTTTGAAGCAGACTCTGTTTTAGACACTGAGGAGTTCATTAACGCCATAGAAAAAGATAACGCAGTAGTAAAGGTCGCTCCAAATGCTCTTTCAGCTCAAAAGATACAATTCATTCAGCACCACGCAGACATACAAGCACTAAGTGCAAAGGCAAACGAAAAAAGACAACTTGCTAAAATTTTAAGTGGCTTAAATGATGAGTTTTTAGGCATAGCCAACAACCGCCAAAGTGGCGAGGCTATAACTCAAAGGCGTGAGGCTGGACTTATGGGCTTGCAAGAGTTTTTAAGTAGAAGCGATGATTTAGATAGGCTCATTTTTGAAAAGGCTTTAAATTTAATGCAACTTTACTTTACCAAAAAGCAAATTTTTAAGATAGTCGATAAAGAAAGAGGCTTAAGGTATTTTAGCATTAATGACAACGAAAAAAATCAGATCAAAATAGGAGCCTTTGATCTTGAATACAAAACCAAGCTAAAAATTAGCTCTAATGAAGATCGTTTCACTCAGTGGAGCGAGATCATCAAAGTGCTTCACACCACCCAGCCAGAGCTAACTAGAGAGCTTTTACCTTTGATACTCAAAGATATAGATAGTCCTATAGTTGAAGATGTCAAATCCTTGATAGACAAATTTAACGAAGCTCAGGCACAAATGGCTAATTCGCCTTTGGCACAGCTTCAAGAACAAAGCACGCTTTTAGAGCTTGAAAAGGTCAAGGCTGAAATCAACGAAAAAAGAGCTAAGGCTGGAAAATACACAGCTCAAGGCATTTTAGCACACAAGATAAGTGATGAGAGCAAAAATACAAGCATGCAAAAAGGCGGTCAGGATCTAAGATGA